From a single Brassica napus cultivar Da-Ae unplaced genomic scaffold, Da-Ae ScsIHWf_974;HRSCAF=1374, whole genome shotgun sequence genomic region:
- the LOC125606785 gene encoding late embryogenesis abundant protein 47-like, whose amino-acid sequence MNVEQLEKPITYDVKHEAEKIPATEKSSEAAEDKEKGVVADASGGQAEGEVNEKKIVANPPASEGTITIGEALEAAVLTAGNKPVEWSDAAAIQAAEVRATGRTNIMPGGVAASAQSAATLNARANSEDDKTTLAVVLTGARSKLPSDKPATRKDAEGVTGAEMRNDPHLTTYPTGVAASVAAAARINQAK is encoded by the exons atgaaCGTAGAACAGCTTGAGAAACCTATCACTTACGACGTAAAACATGAGGCGGAGAAGATTCCGGCGACGGAGAAAAGCAGTGAAGCGGCGGAGGACAAAGAGAAGGGTGTTGTCGCCGATGCCTCCGGTGGACAG GCGGAGGGAGAAGTAAACGAGAAAAAGATTGTAGCAAATCCTCCGGCTTCGGAAGGAACCATAACGATAGGAGAGGCTCTAGAGGCGGCGGTTCTCACAGCAGGGAATAAACCGGTAGAGTGGAGTGATGCAGCCGCGATACAAGCGGCTGAGGTTAGAGCCACGGGAAGGACCAACATCATGCCCGGTGGTGTTGCCGCTTCGGCTCAATCTGCTGCCACTCTCAATGCTAGAGCTAACTCGGAGGACGACAAGACTACGCTCGCCGTTGTTCTCACT GGAGCAAGAAGCAAGTTACCATCAGACAAACCCGCCACGAGGAAAGACGCAGAGGGGGTGACAGGTGCAGAGATGAGGAACGATCCTCACCTCACTACTTACCCAACCGGCGTGGCCGCCTCTGTAGCTGCAGCTGCTCGGATTAATCAAGCCAAGTGA
- the LOC125606782 gene encoding probable nucleolar protein 5-1, whose translation MLLLFETPAGFAVFKVLDEGKLSNVEDLGNVFSSAESARKMVKLKAFDKFDNTSEALEAVAKLLEGTPSKGLRKFLKANCEGETLAVADSKLGNIIKEKLKIDCVHNNAVMELLRGVRSQLTELISGLGDQDLAPMSLGLSHSLARYKLKFSSDKVDTMIIQAIGLLDDLDKELNTYAMRVREWYGWHFPELAKIISDNILYAKSVKLMGNRINAAKLDFSEILADEVEAELKEAAVISMGTEVSDLDLMHIRELCDQVLSLAEYRAQLYDYLKSRMNTIAPNLTSLVGELVGARLISHGGSLLNLSKQPGSTIQILGAEKALFRALKTKHATPKYGLIYHASVVGQAAPKHKGKISRSLAAKAALAIRCDALGDGEDNSMGVENRLKLEARLRSLEGKDLGRLSGSAKGKPKVEVYDKDKKSGSGGLITPAKTYNTAADSLIGQTSKAEESVKEKKDKKKKKKADAEEEEEAKTEEPSKKKSKKKKAEVEPETEEAITEEPSKKKKKRKHEEEETEMPAKKKEKKDKKKKKSEA comes from the exons ATGCTTCTATTGTTTGAGACGCCAGCTGGTTTCGCCGTTTTTAAAGTATTAGATGAAGGAAAGCTCTCTAACGTTGAG GATTTGGGTAATGTGTTCTCCTCTGCAGAGTCTGCCCGAAAG ATGGTAAAGCTCAAGGCTTTTGACAAGTTTGACAACACCTCCGAAGCTCTTGAAGCCGTCGCCAAGCTCCTTGAAGGAACTCCCAGCAAGGGTCTCCGCAAGTTTCTGAAAGCCAACTGCGAAGGTGAAACCTTAGCCGTTGCTGACTCCAAGCTCGGAAACATCATCAAGGAGAAACTG AAAATAGACTGTGTCCACAACAATGCTGTCATGGAGTTGTTAAGAGGAGTGAGAAGCCAGCTCACCGAACTCATCTCCGGATTGGGAGACCAAGACTTGGCTCCGATGAGCTTGGGGCTGTCTCACAGCCTCGCGAGATACAAGCTTAAGTTCAGCTCCGACAAGGTTGATACCATGATCATCCAAGCGATTGGTCTGCTTGATGACCTTGACAAGGAGCTCAACACTTACGCTATGAGGGTCCGTGAATGGTACGGCTGGCATTTCCCCGAGCTCGCCAAGATCATAAGCGACAACATCCTCTACGCCAAGTCTGTGAAGCTGATGGGAAACAGAATCAATGCAGCAAAGCTAGACTTCTCTGAG ATACTGGCTGATGAAGTTGAAGCTGAGCTGAAAGAGGCTGCTGTGATCTCCATGGGAACTGAAGTCAGTGACCTTGATTTGATGCACATCAGGGagctttgtgatcaggttctgTCTCTTGCTGAGTACAGAGCTCAGCTTTATGACTACTTGAAGAGCAGGATGAACACTATTGCTCCGAACCTGACTAGTCTTGTTGGTGAGCTTGTTGGTGCTCGGTTAATCTCTCACGGTGGGAGTTTGTTGAACCTCTCGAAGCAGCCTGGGAGCACTATTCAGATTCTTGGAGCTGAGAAGGCTTTGTTCAGAGCGCTTAAGACCAAACACGCCACTCCTAAGTATGGTTTGATCTACCATGCGTCTGTGGTTGGTCAGGCTGCGCCTAAGCACAAGGGTAAAATCTCGCGGTCGCTGGCTGCGAAAGCTGCGCTTGCTATCCGTTGTGATGCGCTTGGTGATGGTGAGGACAACAGTATGGGAGTTGAGAACCGTTTGAAG CTTGAAGCGAGGTTGAGAAGTCTTGAAGGGAAAGATCTAGGACGTCTCTCTGGCTCAGCTAAAGGCAAGCCAAAGGTTGAGGTTTATGACAAGGATAAGAAGAGTGGATCTGGTGGTCTGATCACTCCTGCTAAG ACTTACAACACTGCTGCGGATTCTCTTATTGGACAAACGTCCAAAGCTGAGGAGAGTGTCAAAGAGAAGAAggataaaaagaagaagaagaaggctgatgcagaggaggaagaagaagccaagACTGAGGAGCCGTCTAAGAAGaagtcaaagaagaagaaggccgAAGTAGAGCCTGAGACCGAAGAGGCTATAACCGAGGAGccttcaaagaagaagaagaagagaaagcatgaggaagaagaaactgAGATGCCTgccaagaagaaagagaagaaggataagaagaaaaagaagagtgaGGCTTGA